The following are encoded together in the Nitrospira sp. genome:
- a CDS encoding glucose-6-phosphate dehydrogenase has protein sequence MAQYEFVLLGAGSDVAYRYVFPALAELEAASLLPRRFRIVAVSRKAWTDVRRRIVDGVKAHRGNIGIGVVKKLLARVRHTSADLTDPHQLKAVIGRLRGPLVLYFGLPPSISETIVDHLHEIRLPPRSRVMLEKPFGQNRQSAKVLNRKLLSFLSERDIFRVDHFLGKQTVQNILGLRFANRVFESAWDRLHVERVEIVWEETHGLEGRAGYYDSAGALKDMIQNHLLQLMCLIAMEPPPDLTADEFRDRKMDLLRDVGSLSKKEMLAHTRRGRYAEGKIHGRRVRGYVNEAGVDSQRRTETFAEIRLCIDNERWRNVPFVLRTGKAMKQDRHELTIFFKPSRLSTFGSSRSVKSNRLRLRLTGDQVGLTLNVNGPGNPLEADPVELNVQLAPEAMSSYASLILDVLQGQSIFFIRNDEAEEAWRIIDPIVAAWKKNLVPLRSYRAGSSGPPALS, from the coding sequence ATGGCGCAGTATGAGTTCGTCCTGCTCGGTGCCGGATCCGACGTGGCCTATCGCTATGTCTTTCCCGCCTTGGCAGAACTTGAAGCAGCAAGCCTATTGCCACGGCGGTTTCGGATTGTGGCTGTCAGCAGAAAAGCCTGGACGGATGTTCGTCGTCGAATTGTGGACGGAGTGAAGGCGCATCGTGGGAACATCGGTATTGGCGTTGTGAAGAAGCTCTTGGCGCGAGTACGACATACATCCGCCGATCTGACCGACCCGCATCAGCTCAAGGCAGTGATCGGCCGGTTACGAGGTCCCCTGGTGCTGTATTTTGGTCTTCCTCCCTCCATCTCAGAAACCATCGTCGATCATCTTCACGAAATTCGGTTGCCTCCACGCAGCCGAGTCATGCTGGAGAAGCCGTTCGGGCAAAATAGGCAGTCGGCAAAAGTGCTCAATCGCAAATTGCTCAGCTTCTTATCTGAACGGGATATCTTTCGCGTCGATCATTTTTTGGGTAAACAAACCGTTCAGAATATTCTTGGCCTCCGCTTTGCCAACAGAGTATTCGAATCAGCCTGGGATCGATTGCACGTAGAGAGGGTTGAGATTGTGTGGGAGGAGACGCATGGATTGGAAGGGCGAGCCGGCTATTATGATTCGGCCGGTGCGCTGAAAGACATGATCCAGAACCATCTCTTACAGCTGATGTGCTTGATCGCGATGGAGCCGCCGCCCGACTTGACCGCAGACGAGTTTCGCGATCGGAAAATGGACTTGCTGCGAGACGTTGGGTCTTTGTCGAAGAAAGAGATGTTGGCCCATACGAGGCGGGGTCGCTATGCGGAGGGGAAAATCCATGGTCGGAGGGTTCGAGGCTACGTCAATGAGGCGGGGGTCGATTCTCAGCGGCGGACTGAAACATTTGCTGAGATTCGTCTGTGTATCGACAATGAACGATGGCGAAATGTTCCGTTTGTCTTGCGAACCGGAAAGGCCATGAAGCAGGATCGCCATGAACTCACGATATTTTTTAAGCCCTCAAGGCTTTCGACGTTCGGCTCCTCGCGCTCAGTAAAGTCAAACCGGTTACGATTGAGGCTCACGGGAGATCAAGTTGGATTGACCCTTAACGTGAACGGTCCAGGGAATCCCCTGGAAGCCGATCCGGTTGAACTGAATGTGCAGCTGGCTCCAGAAGCAATGTCCTCCTATGCAAGCCTGATCCTCGATGTGCTCCAAGGCCAATCCATCTTTTTTATCAGGAATGATGAAGCAGAAGAAGCCTGGAGGATCATTGATCCGATCGTGGCTGCGTGGAAGAAGAATCTCGTTCCATTGCGATCTTATCGGGCAGGGTCTTCCGGGCCTCCCGCTCTGAGCTAA
- a CDS encoding DUF1328 domain-containing protein, with protein MLSWAVTFLVVAIIAGVLGLSGVAGTATSIAYALFVIFVLLALVGFLTGRKPMA; from the coding sequence ATGCTGAGTTGGGCAGTGACGTTTCTCGTTGTGGCCATTATCGCTGGGGTACTCGGATTATCAGGAGTCGCGGGCACTGCGACCAGTATCGCGTATGCCTTGTTTGTCATATTTGTCCTGCTCGCGTTAGTGGGATTTCTGACAGGGCGCAAACCGATGGCCTGA
- a CDS encoding DUF4398 domain-containing protein, protein MRIVIGSTLAIGLLYIVVGCALSGPPVPQTQLTETEAIIRSAESAGAFDHAPVLLQKARQALGAAQRAAGKGDHSAARQYLLETTTYAEAARARAQAEQQKKEAAMVRQQADELEVKAEAVQKQLQVPPSGVETESDK, encoded by the coding sequence ATGAGGATTGTCATAGGGTCGACTCTGGCAATTGGTCTATTGTACATCGTCGTCGGCTGTGCCTTGAGCGGCCCGCCGGTTCCGCAAACACAACTGACAGAAACTGAAGCAATTATCCGGAGCGCTGAATCAGCAGGAGCTTTTGATCATGCTCCTGTTCTCCTTCAAAAAGCGAGGCAGGCGCTTGGTGCAGCCCAACGGGCAGCGGGCAAGGGTGATCACTCGGCGGCCCGCCAATATCTTCTTGAAACGACGACCTACGCCGAAGCTGCGCGAGCTCGGGCCCAAGCCGAACAGCAGAAAAAAGAGGCTGCCATGGTCCGTCAGCAGGCGGACGAGCTTGAGGTCAAAGCCGAAGCGGTACAGAAACAATTGCAGGTTCCACCATCTGGCGTTGAGACGGAGTCTGATAAATGA
- a CDS encoding CsbD family protein, giving the protein MNADQFKGKWQQFKGEAKRQWGKLTDDDLTEAEGNYEKFVGRVQERYGDKKEDVLKWANDWYERQDTETGARRG; this is encoded by the coding sequence ATGAACGCGGATCAGTTCAAGGGGAAGTGGCAGCAGTTCAAGGGAGAAGCAAAGCGTCAGTGGGGGAAATTGACGGACGACGACCTCACGGAGGCGGAAGGTAACTATGAGAAGTTCGTCGGTCGGGTACAGGAACGTTACGGGGACAAGAAGGAAGATGTCCTGAAGTGGGCGAATGACTGGTATGAGCGGCAGGATACTGAAACTGGAGCGCGCAGAGGATAG
- a CDS encoding HNH nuclease family protein, which produces MVRSHYEPPYRARALKLLPWICAHCGREFDGKKLSQLTVHHKDHNHQNNPPDGSNWELLCLYCHDNEHQREHIGSESNDSSSNREPERPFTPFDQLAKLISRRQL; this is translated from the coding sequence ATGGTGCGGAGCCACTACGAGCCCCCCTACCGAGCACGCGCCTTGAAATTACTCCCCTGGATCTGTGCGCACTGCGGACGAGAGTTTGACGGCAAGAAGCTGAGCCAGCTCACGGTCCATCACAAGGACCACAACCATCAGAACAATCCTCCGGACGGCAGCAACTGGGAGTTGCTCTGCCTCTACTGTCATGACAACGAGCATCAGCGTGAGCACATAGGTAGCGAGTCGAACGACTCTTCGTCGAACCGTGAACCAGAACGCCCCTTCACACCCTTCGACCAACTCGCCAAGCTCATCAGCCGTAGACAGTTGTGA
- a CDS encoding PAS domain S-box protein has protein sequence MGLSLGLVVLAVLVVYAFDRKLEQAQQREVVREIRNVVELIQSFQSYVLDAESGQRGFLLTHDPQYLVPYHVAVGKLPSVMAQLEQQASLDASMKQYLETLRLLTQKKVTEFRSTLGMAQTRSTKTLDFVRSNAGKILMDDIKLNLMAMRDRESELLRSAEGQERQAADEALRIIIWVTALALLLLVVGTYRLIRDTTSRELADRLTEQTELLDLAPIMTRDMNGRTLSWSKGYERLYGWTKEEAVGTISHDLLKSRFTQPQEEVQARLLRDGQWTGELIHTRHDGTAVTVSANWTLLKHKNRNPTAVVEVTTDISELHQTKRALAEQSAFTRSILDSLDIQLVVIDAQGVILRVNEPWIRAARENLGPYHSELLGVGANYLEVIRRAAVSNSEVRQTLDGIEAVLIGKSDLFEQEYSCHALPQRRWFRISVSPLQTAESGAVITQLDVTTRKLAEEAQGFIAAIVTDSPDAIITKSVEGTILTWNRGAEKLFGYSTEEIVGQSVDLLVPEALREEEQNVRHRTLGGTNVEQLETQRLHKVGRRIDVSISMSAVRDKAGVIMATAQVIRDISFRKRAEMALQASERFGRALFQSSPDCVKILSPNGELLDMNTQGMCAMEIEEIERLKGKHWTQLWPAETQEMIEQALDKCRAGEPASFRGFCPTAKGNPRWWDVVVTLVLDGSGRMLAVSRDITEHERIQKAIKTSEKRFRTLTTHIPQLVWSCRSDGACDYLSEQWLSYTGTTFEQNVGYGWLSLIHPDDAPGVDRTWKESVASGAPFITEYRLRAADGAYHWQLARATPQQDNAGETSAWFGTTTDISAQKATEASLERVNSLLESKSEALAAANKELEAFSYSVSHDLRAPLRTMTGFAQALLEDYGEKLEPEASRYLTIISNGARQMGRLIDDLLSFSRLSRQNLAVGSISLTELVQEIREESAADQTGRTIEWDVADLPLCRGDQTTIKLVLANLLGNALKYSRLRDTAKIQVGWEVDEQQPRFCRIFVKDNGVGFDMRYADKLFTVFQRLHRAEEFEGTGVGLAIVQRIVHRHGGRVWADAQPNEGATFWFTLERFS, from the coding sequence ATGGGTCTCAGCTTGGGACTGGTCGTCCTCGCGGTCCTGGTGGTTTACGCGTTTGATCGGAAGCTGGAGCAGGCTCAACAACGAGAAGTCGTTCGCGAGATCCGCAACGTCGTTGAATTGATTCAGTCGTTCCAATCCTACGTATTGGATGCGGAGAGCGGGCAACGCGGGTTTTTGCTCACTCATGATCCGCAATATCTCGTTCCCTACCATGTCGCGGTCGGCAAGCTTCCTTCTGTGATGGCACAGCTCGAACAGCAGGCCAGCCTGGATGCATCTATGAAGCAATACCTGGAAACCTTGCGACTCTTGACCCAGAAAAAAGTGACGGAGTTTCGCTCTACGCTAGGCATGGCACAGACCCGTTCTACAAAGACCCTGGATTTCGTACGCAGTAATGCCGGAAAGATCCTCATGGATGACATCAAGCTAAATCTCATGGCCATGCGTGACAGGGAGAGTGAACTTCTCCGGTCGGCCGAGGGACAAGAGAGACAAGCTGCCGATGAAGCGTTGCGGATCATCATCTGGGTCACAGCCCTGGCTCTGCTGTTGTTGGTGGTTGGCACCTATCGCTTGATTCGAGATACGACATCCAGGGAACTAGCGGATCGGTTAACCGAACAGACTGAACTCTTGGATTTAGCTCCCATCATGACTCGCGATATGAATGGCCGGACTCTGTCATGGAGCAAAGGGTATGAACGCCTGTATGGCTGGACGAAAGAAGAAGCGGTTGGGACCATCAGCCACGACTTGCTCAAGAGCCGATTCACTCAGCCACAGGAGGAGGTTCAGGCAAGGCTCTTGCGTGACGGTCAATGGACCGGAGAACTCATACACACGCGACACGACGGGACTGCCGTCACGGTCTCTGCCAACTGGACCTTACTGAAACACAAGAATCGGAATCCCACAGCAGTGGTCGAAGTCACTACCGATATCTCAGAGCTGCATCAGACCAAACGTGCGCTCGCAGAACAGTCTGCCTTCACGCGATCCATCCTTGATTCACTTGACATTCAACTCGTCGTGATCGACGCACAGGGGGTGATTCTCCGGGTCAATGAACCATGGATACGTGCTGCGAGGGAAAACCTCGGGCCGTATCATTCTGAGCTCCTTGGTGTCGGTGCCAACTATCTGGAGGTGATTCGAAGAGCTGCCGTCTCCAATAGCGAGGTTCGGCAGACATTGGACGGTATCGAGGCCGTTCTGATCGGAAAGAGCGACCTGTTTGAGCAGGAATATTCATGCCATGCTCTGCCGCAACGACGGTGGTTTCGAATCTCCGTATCTCCTCTGCAGACAGCTGAATCTGGCGCAGTGATCACCCAGCTTGACGTGACCACTCGCAAACTTGCTGAAGAAGCACAAGGGTTCATAGCAGCCATCGTCACGGACAGTCCGGACGCCATCATCACCAAGTCCGTCGAAGGCACCATTCTGACGTGGAACCGAGGCGCCGAGAAGCTCTTTGGTTATTCCACCGAGGAGATCGTCGGTCAATCTGTCGACCTGCTGGTGCCTGAAGCGTTGCGAGAAGAGGAGCAGAATGTCCGTCATCGCACGCTTGGCGGCACAAACGTCGAACAGCTTGAAACTCAACGCCTCCACAAGGTTGGTCGACGAATCGACGTGTCCATCAGCATGTCGGCGGTCCGCGACAAAGCCGGGGTCATTATGGCCACCGCACAAGTGATACGAGACATCTCCTTTCGCAAACGGGCAGAAATGGCTCTCCAAGCGAGCGAACGGTTCGGCCGCGCGTTATTCCAGAGCAGCCCCGATTGTGTAAAAATTCTCAGCCCAAACGGGGAACTGCTCGATATGAACACACAGGGTATGTGCGCGATGGAGATCGAAGAGATCGAAAGGCTGAAAGGAAAACATTGGACACAACTCTGGCCTGCCGAGACCCAAGAGATGATCGAGCAAGCTCTTGACAAATGTCGGGCGGGGGAGCCCGCCAGTTTCCGAGGGTTTTGCCCAACCGCCAAGGGAAACCCTCGCTGGTGGGATGTGGTTGTGACACTTGTGCTAGATGGAAGCGGCCGGATGCTTGCCGTATCTCGAGATATCACCGAGCACGAACGAATTCAGAAGGCCATCAAAACCAGTGAGAAGCGCTTCCGTACGCTGACGACGCATATTCCGCAACTTGTGTGGTCGTGCCGATCAGACGGAGCGTGCGATTATCTGAGCGAGCAATGGTTGTCCTACACCGGGACGACGTTCGAACAGAATGTGGGGTATGGCTGGCTGTCCTTGATCCACCCGGATGATGCTCCAGGAGTTGACCGAACATGGAAGGAATCCGTTGCTTCAGGAGCGCCCTTCATTACCGAGTATCGGCTCAGGGCTGCCGACGGCGCCTACCACTGGCAGCTGGCCAGAGCCACTCCGCAACAGGACAATGCGGGAGAGACGTCTGCCTGGTTCGGGACCACCACTGATATTTCGGCTCAAAAAGCCACGGAAGCTTCGCTTGAGCGAGTGAACTCGCTGCTCGAATCCAAAAGTGAGGCCCTCGCGGCCGCGAACAAAGAGCTTGAAGCTTTTTCCTATTCCGTGTCGCATGACCTCCGCGCACCGCTTCGCACCATGACGGGATTTGCTCAAGCCCTGCTTGAAGATTACGGCGAGAAATTAGAACCGGAGGCTTCACGCTATCTCACGATCATCTCCAATGGGGCCCGTCAAATGGGCCGCTTGATCGACGACCTGCTTTCCTTTTCACGGCTGTCACGCCAGAATTTGGCGGTGGGTTCGATCTCACTCACTGAGCTCGTCCAGGAAATCCGTGAGGAATCGGCCGCAGATCAAACCGGGCGAACGATCGAGTGGGACGTTGCCGACCTGCCGCTATGTCGAGGGGATCAAACCACCATCAAGCTGGTCCTTGCCAATCTCCTCGGCAACGCGCTTAAATACTCTCGACTACGGGACACAGCAAAGATCCAGGTTGGATGGGAAGTCGATGAGCAGCAACCGAGATTCTGCCGAATTTTCGTGAAAGATAACGGAGTCGGCTTCGATATGCGATATGCGGACAAACTGTTCACTGTGTTTCAACGCCTGCATCGGGCGGAAGAATTCGAAGGAACCGGTGTCGGTCTGGCGATCGTGCAGCGCATCGTGCACCGCCATGGAGGACGTGTCTGGGCGGACGCGCAGCCAAACGAAGGTGCCACATTTTGGTTCACACTGGAGCGCTTCTCATGA
- a CDS encoding OmpA family protein — protein MKNREKNNDSVQYHLWTVSSLVWGVLTLAACAVPAPPSELVEARLALQDAKSAHADKRATRSYDTAAANLDIANKSWEKEHDASAILHQARLAEGEARKAQYIAEAQTAEENLRRETDRKTRNAIALRDAEIMMLRKKGQEEELERMTALARAQERALLDAQEKQAAERARAEREITRLREGQEQFAAQAAERAAAENEAARLREEQEKRAALAAEQARAEQAEREVARLREQQEIQTAQAAERAAAEKEAARLREEQEKRAALAAEQARAEQAEREVMKLRAEHDKTRAELTATLSRLTKVREEARGVVITLPGNIYFNVNQADVKPAMQMQVAKIAKTLAAVPDQYLLIEGHTDSDGSSESNLKLSESRARSVQKILLVGGIMAERMEIRGYGESNPIADNSTSAGKAQNRRVEIVLVPTRR, from the coding sequence ATGAAGAACCGAGAAAAAAACAACGACAGCGTGCAATATCACCTTTGGACTGTCAGTAGTCTTGTCTGGGGTGTCTTGACTCTAGCCGCTTGTGCGGTCCCAGCACCACCGAGCGAGCTTGTTGAAGCACGACTCGCCCTCCAAGACGCGAAGTCCGCACATGCGGATAAACGTGCGACGCGCAGTTACGATACGGCTGCCGCAAACTTGGACATTGCCAACAAGTCTTGGGAGAAAGAGCATGATGCGTCGGCCATTCTTCATCAGGCACGGTTGGCCGAAGGAGAAGCGAGAAAAGCTCAGTATATAGCAGAAGCGCAGACGGCGGAGGAAAACCTCCGTCGTGAAACGGACAGAAAGACACGCAATGCCATTGCTCTCCGCGACGCCGAGATTATGATGCTCAGAAAGAAAGGACAGGAGGAAGAACTGGAACGGATGACGGCCCTTGCGAGAGCCCAAGAAAGGGCTCTATTGGATGCTCAAGAAAAACAGGCTGCTGAAAGAGCCCGAGCTGAGCGTGAGATCACGCGACTGCGCGAGGGGCAGGAACAATTTGCGGCGCAAGCGGCTGAACGTGCCGCTGCGGAGAATGAGGCTGCCCGTCTGCGCGAAGAGCAGGAGAAGCGCGCGGCGCTGGCGGCTGAGCAGGCTCGAGCAGAACAGGCGGAGCGGGAAGTCGCTCGGCTCCGCGAGCAACAGGAGATACAGACGGCGCAAGCGGCTGAACGTGCCGCTGCGGAGAAAGAAGCTGCCCGTCTGCGCGAAGAGCAGGAGAAGCGCGCGGCGCTGGCGGCTGAGCAGGCTCGAGCAGAACAGGCAGAGCGGGAAGTTATGAAGCTTCGTGCCGAGCATGACAAAACACGCGCGGAATTGACTGCCACATTGTCACGCCTGACCAAGGTGCGTGAGGAAGCCCGTGGGGTTGTCATCACCTTGCCGGGGAACATTTATTTCAACGTCAACCAGGCTGACGTCAAGCCGGCAATGCAAATGCAGGTAGCCAAAATCGCGAAGACACTGGCTGCCGTGCCGGATCAATATCTTCTTATTGAGGGCCATACCGATTCGGATGGATCAAGTGAGTCCAATTTAAAACTTTCTGAATCGCGTGCTCGATCTGTTCAAAAGATTCTACTTGTCGGAGGGATCATGGCAGAACGGATGGAGATCAGAGGGTATGGAGAGAGCAACCCTATTGCGGACAACAGCACATCCGCTGGCAAAGCCCAAAATCGACGGGTTGAGATTGTGCTTGTACCGACGAGACGGTGA
- a CDS encoding DUF2934 domain-containing protein encodes MPRVSANDMNRKPKISGNREPRATSRVEESAFVETPSIPHSLLEQEQVPQIHRSEAQVLESQDDLHQRIAERAFLLYEANGFKNGYDVEHWLEAERQIHATRA; translated from the coding sequence ATGCCACGTGTGAGTGCGAACGACATGAATCGGAAGCCCAAGATCTCGGGGAATCGTGAGCCAAGAGCGACAAGCAGAGTCGAGGAAAGTGCTTTCGTTGAGACACCCTCAATCCCTCATTCATTATTGGAGCAAGAACAAGTACCCCAGATTCACAGGTCTGAGGCCCAAGTTCTCGAGTCGCAGGACGATCTACACCAGAGAATCGCGGAAAGAGCCTTTCTGCTCTATGAAGCAAACGGCTTCAAAAATGGCTACGACGTGGAGCATTGGCTGGAGGCTGAGCGGCAGATACATGCCACGAGGGCGTGA
- a CDS encoding outer membrane beta-barrel protein, translating into MNMMWNRFRVYAAAVLMVGSLSLAAVESAKAESLFDDVDVGLFSIGGRATYFDPKDGDGQWYGGAQVRVHPIRYLAVEGSVDYRRNDFGDTRVHSYPVQGSLMIYPLGLKRIAPFILGGGGWYFTSVTGPGNFDDTQQRFGGHVGGGVQVFITRHLSADASYRHIWLEKIASKNAALDDKRFNDNGHMITVGLNVHF; encoded by the coding sequence ATGAATATGATGTGGAATCGGTTCAGGGTATACGCCGCTGCAGTGCTCATGGTCGGATCGTTGTCGCTGGCCGCAGTCGAAAGCGCCAAGGCGGAAAGTCTGTTCGACGACGTGGATGTCGGACTGTTCTCCATCGGCGGACGTGCGACCTACTTTGACCCGAAAGATGGGGATGGTCAGTGGTATGGGGGGGCGCAAGTACGGGTTCATCCGATCCGATATCTAGCCGTGGAGGGATCCGTCGATTATCGCCGGAATGATTTTGGCGATACGCGAGTCCACTCCTATCCGGTTCAGGGATCGTTGATGATTTATCCATTAGGTCTGAAACGGATTGCTCCCTTCATTCTTGGAGGGGGAGGTTGGTACTTCACCTCCGTCACGGGTCCGGGGAACTTTGATGATACCCAGCAGAGGTTCGGAGGCCATGTCGGTGGGGGAGTACAAGTCTTCATCACTCGTCATCTTTCTGCCGATGCGTCGTATCGACACATCTGGCTGGAGAAAATTGCGTCGAAGAATGCGGCACTTGACGATAAGCGGTTTAACGATAACGGGCACATGATCACGGTGGGCCTTAATGTTCACTTCTGA
- a CDS encoding response regulator codes for MTTRSHTTQCSAETQALLPLKLLIVEDRETDTELIIRELKKHGYDPTWVRVDTEEEFLRQVQASVDLITVDAIMPQFSAKRVLTLLQEHQLDIPCIIISGSIGEEEAVALIRAGAVDYLMKDRLGRLGQSVRYVLDQHHLRTEHRQAHQSLVTLNAELERRIAERTAKLEEVNQQLAQELEERKQVELRLRQHEAMLERHVAARTIQLERSHVRLRRLVSELTLVEQRERKQLASELHDYLAQLLVVAKLKIDQLSHNPSSDHTARMICEARSSLDQALTYSRTLVAQLSPTVLFTQGLVAALQWLPEYFSMYGLRVHVQSSVSSVILAEDQSVLLFQSARELLFNVLKHAGTGEATVGLDILNEQTLRITVADRGVGFDARNLGGETKGFGLFSIRERIEGLNGTVSVQSSPDTGTQIEISVPCSHSDISSDPHGPMDDITNPLSDIPPLSGTCRVVIVDDHTLVRKEMCQLLSTIQGVTVIGEASDGKQGVELATTLDPDLVLMDINMPGLNGIEATKQILAHNPAVKVIGVTVNTERDIHARMLAVGAVACLAKDSLSHDLQPTISRILKQAHHMAQPP; via the coding sequence ATGACCACCAGGAGTCACACAACGCAGTGCTCGGCGGAAACGCAGGCGCTTCTTCCGCTCAAACTCCTCATTGTGGAAGATCGCGAAACCGATACCGAATTGATCATTCGCGAGCTCAAGAAGCATGGATACGATCCCACATGGGTGCGTGTCGACACAGAAGAGGAATTTCTTCGCCAGGTTCAGGCGTCGGTCGACTTGATTACCGTCGATGCCATCATGCCTCAATTCAGTGCGAAGCGCGTCTTGACCCTGCTCCAAGAACACCAACTCGATATCCCTTGCATCATTATCTCCGGATCAATCGGGGAAGAAGAGGCTGTCGCGCTGATCCGCGCGGGCGCGGTGGATTACCTCATGAAAGATCGCCTTGGCCGCCTCGGACAATCCGTCCGCTACGTGCTTGATCAACACCACCTGCGCACCGAGCATCGCCAAGCTCACCAAAGCCTCGTGACCTTGAATGCGGAGCTGGAACGACGGATCGCCGAGCGAACCGCCAAGCTCGAAGAGGTCAATCAGCAACTGGCTCAAGAGCTGGAAGAGCGCAAGCAGGTCGAGCTTCGTCTTCGACAACATGAGGCGATGTTGGAACGTCACGTCGCGGCACGCACGATCCAGCTGGAGCGGTCGCATGTCCGGTTGCGCCGTCTCGTCTCCGAATTGACGCTCGTCGAACAACGTGAGCGGAAACAACTGGCATCGGAGTTACATGACTATCTTGCTCAGTTGTTGGTGGTCGCGAAACTGAAAATCGACCAACTCAGCCACAATCCGTCGTCAGATCACACCGCTCGGATGATCTGTGAGGCACGATCCTCACTCGATCAGGCGCTGACCTATAGTAGAACGCTTGTCGCTCAGCTCAGCCCGACAGTGCTCTTTACCCAAGGGCTCGTGGCGGCCCTCCAGTGGTTGCCGGAATATTTCTCCATGTATGGACTGCGGGTTCATGTGCAATCGTCCGTCTCCTCCGTCATTCTCGCCGAAGACCAGTCCGTGTTACTATTTCAATCGGCACGGGAACTCTTATTTAACGTCCTGAAGCACGCCGGCACCGGAGAGGCCACCGTCGGACTCGATATCCTCAATGAACAGACGTTACGGATCACAGTGGCGGATCGCGGAGTGGGATTCGATGCACGGAATTTGGGAGGGGAAACCAAGGGATTTGGACTCTTCAGCATTCGCGAGCGTATTGAAGGACTGAACGGGACCGTTTCCGTACAGTCCTCTCCTGATACTGGGACTCAAATTGAGATTTCTGTCCCCTGTTCCCATAGTGATATCTCATCAGACCCGCACGGTCCGATGGATGACATCACAAACCCGTTGTCCGATATTCCCCCCTTGTCGGGAACCTGTCGCGTGGTCATTGTCGACGACCATACATTGGTTCGGAAGGAGATGTGTCAGCTCCTGTCTACGATACAGGGTGTGACGGTGATCGGCGAAGCATCGGACGGGAAGCAAGGAGTAGAGCTTGCCACCACATTAGACCCAGATCTAGTCCTGATGGATATCAATATGCCGGGACTCAATGGAATTGAAGCGACAAAGCAAATCCTTGCTCATAACCCGGCAGTGAAAGTGATCGGTGTCACGGTCAACACGGAACGCGATATTCATGCACGGATGTTGGCTGTCGGAGCCGTCGCTTGCCTGGCAAAAGATTCGCTTTCCCATGATCTCCAACCGACCATTTCGAGAATTCTCAAGCAAGCTCACCACATGGCACAGCCCCCCTGA
- a CDS encoding CBS domain-containing protein yields the protein MCIAEDIRGPKSQLEYELEMNQKSPSRWDDGQTARVKDLMTWNASVVSPKTTLHEAFYLFARLEVEGLVVFDGRNYQGLLTYSSVEQMRKDFAGDVQRTSVAEVMDQSTGSVEPDEPLMNAYRRMRQTRQECLPVLDTGGKLAGLLTIAAIEARFPSLVYFSTN from the coding sequence ATGTGTATAGCCGAAGATATTCGGGGTCCGAAATCTCAGTTGGAGTATGAATTGGAAATGAACCAGAAGAGTCCGAGTAGGTGGGACGATGGCCAGACGGCACGAGTCAAAGACCTGATGACCTGGAATGCTTCAGTAGTGAGCCCCAAGACCACGCTGCATGAAGCATTCTATTTATTCGCCAGATTGGAGGTTGAAGGCTTGGTGGTGTTCGACGGACGCAACTATCAGGGACTTCTGACGTACTCCAGCGTGGAGCAGATGAGGAAAGATTTCGCAGGTGATGTACAACGAACTTCAGTAGCCGAGGTGATGGACCAGTCCACTGGATCCGTCGAACCGGATGAGCCGTTGATGAATGCATATAGGCGCATGCGACAGACCAGGCAGGAGTGTCTTCCAGTATTGGATACGGGCGGGAAACTGGCAGGGCTCTTGACGATCGCGGCAATCGAAGCGCGCTTCCCAAGCCTGGTCTATTTTTCGACTAACTAA
- a CDS encoding response regulator, which yields MTTSMHADILLVEDNPDDVELTLRALKKNNVTNRIAVVRDGAEALDYLFAVGRYADRSPSAPPKVVLLDLKLPLISGIEVLRRCRADAQLHRIPIVVLTSSREEPDIQTCYDLGVNSYIVKPVDFQQFTDAVRQAGLYWLLLNEPPSVV from the coding sequence ATGACCACATCTATGCATGCTGATATTCTCTTGGTCGAGGATAATCCCGACGACGTCGAACTCACACTCCGAGCCCTCAAGAAAAACAACGTCACTAATCGGATCGCGGTCGTCAGGGACGGAGCTGAAGCCTTGGACTATCTGTTTGCCGTAGGCCGGTATGCCGACCGCTCACCCTCCGCACCTCCCAAGGTAGTCTTGCTGGATCTCAAACTGCCGTTGATAAGTGGAATTGAAGTGCTCCGACGGTGTCGAGCCGACGCGCAGCTGCACCGCATTCCCATCGTCGTGCTTACTTCTTCCCGTGAGGAGCCTGATATCCAAACCTGTTACGATCTTGGTGTGAATAGCTATATTGTGAAGCCCGTGGATTTTCAACAATTCACCGATGCGGTTCGACAGGCCGGCCTCTATTGGCTGCTCCTGAATGAGCCACCGAGCGTGGTATGA